One Sediminicola sp. YIK13 DNA segment encodes these proteins:
- a CDS encoding NAD(P)H-hydrate dehydratase encodes MKIFTAQQIYEADKSTIVNQQITSDELMERAGTQLFTWLHSRLQGAPVKIHLFCGIGNNGGDGMVVARHLQEHGYLIGVHVVTYSEKRSHDFLLNLNRLKERKIWPNFIGPNDELPKIDKEDIIVDAVFGIGLNRTPDDWVIKVIQHLNNSRAFILSVDIPSGLFVDKAPNNKDSIVRANHVLSFQAPKLIFFLPQTGIFSNQWEVLDIGLDEDYLNSVNNVYELIGKNEVLPWYRPREKFSHKGTYGHSLIIGGSYGKIGAVILASDACLNTGSGLLTAYIPTCGYIPMQTALPEAMVITDANEKFVSDIQFELTPTVIGLGIGIGQDDITIGALQEFLSSNKRPLVVDADALNIISKNKDFLKMIPAQSVLTPHPKELERLIGSWQDDFEKLEKAQAFSRQHDIIVVIKGAHTITLYNGKGYINTTGNPGMATAGSGDVLTGMITGLIAQGYDSLRATVFAIYLHGRSGDLAVEQCGYQALTASELIDFIGDAFLDLFNVQEESGPQEEIE; translated from the coding sequence ATGAAGATTTTTACTGCCCAACAGATATATGAAGCTGATAAAAGCACAATTGTTAATCAGCAGATTACGAGTGATGAGCTAATGGAGCGTGCAGGGACACAGTTATTTACTTGGTTGCATTCAAGGCTTCAGGGGGCACCGGTAAAAATACATTTGTTTTGTGGCATAGGAAACAATGGGGGAGATGGGATGGTCGTGGCAAGGCATTTACAAGAACACGGTTACCTCATTGGCGTTCATGTGGTAACATATAGTGAGAAACGTTCCCACGACTTCCTATTAAACCTGAACAGATTAAAGGAACGAAAGATTTGGCCAAATTTTATAGGCCCAAATGATGAATTGCCCAAAATAGATAAGGAAGATATTATTGTAGACGCCGTTTTTGGAATTGGCCTTAATAGAACTCCAGATGATTGGGTCATTAAAGTGATACAACATTTGAACAACTCCAGGGCATTTATTCTTTCGGTGGACATCCCGTCTGGATTATTTGTCGATAAGGCTCCCAATAATAAAGACAGTATTGTTAGGGCCAATCATGTACTGAGTTTTCAAGCTCCCAAATTGATATTCTTTTTGCCGCAAACAGGGATTTTTAGTAATCAATGGGAGGTGTTGGATATTGGGTTGGACGAGGATTATTTGAATTCGGTGAACAATGTATATGAACTGATAGGTAAAAACGAGGTTTTGCCTTGGTACAGGCCGAGGGAAAAGTTTTCCCATAAAGGCACATATGGTCACTCATTGATTATTGGGGGCAGTTATGGAAAAATAGGCGCCGTGATTTTAGCTTCAGACGCTTGTTTAAATACCGGAAGTGGTTTGTTGACTGCCTACATTCCTACATGCGGATATATTCCCATGCAAACAGCGCTGCCAGAGGCTATGGTGATCACGGATGCCAATGAAAAATTCGTTTCGGATATTCAATTTGAGCTCACACCTACAGTAATTGGTTTGGGTATAGGAATTGGTCAGGATGACATTACGATTGGGGCATTACAAGAATTTTTAAGTTCCAATAAAAGACCCTTGGTGGTAGATGCCGATGCCCTCAATATCATCTCCAAGAATAAAGATTTCCTAAAAATGATACCGGCCCAATCTGTACTGACCCCGCATCCAAAAGAATTGGAACGATTGATCGGCAGTTGGCAAGACGATTTTGAAAAATTAGAAAAAGCGCAAGCCTTTTCTAGGCAGCACGACATAATAGTGGTCATAAAAGGCGCCCATACCATTACCTTATATAACGGCAAAGGGTATATCAATACAACAGGTAATCCAGGTATGGCCACAGCCGGTAGCGGTGATGTGCTTACAGGTATGATCACAGGACTGATAGCCCAAGGGTACGATTCCTTGAGAGCTACTGTTTTTGCAATTTATTTACATGGAAGATCGGGGGATCTTGCTGTGGAGCAATGTGGTTATCAGGCCTTGACGGCGTCTGAACTCATAGATTTTATAGGAGATGCCTTTTTGGACCTTTTCAATGTCCAAGAAGAGTCTGGTCCGCAGGAGGAAATAGAATAA
- the thrA gene encoding bifunctional aspartate kinase/homoserine dehydrogenase I, whose protein sequence is MKVLKFGGTSVANAKNISQVKNIVASNGDKKIVVVVSALGGITDLLLTTANLASDQNKEYRTYLKEIEERHIQTIKELIPVQSQSKVLSKVKSELNILETLLEGAFLIGEITPKLSDKIVSFGELLSSYIISEYFASEKLDVGYQDSRELIKTNDNHGKAAVNFEMTNANCLAYFKDTPHTITVCAGFIASSVNGNSTTLGRGGSDFTAAIMAGALSAEVLEIWTDVSGMYTANPKIVKQAMAIPHISYEEAMELSHFGAKVLYPPTIQPVLSKGISIVIKNTFEPEAAGTLITKNQNEKGKTVRGISHVESIALLSLEGPGMVGIPGISKRFFEVLSNAGISVVLITQASSEHSICVGIASSDAKKAVAIVNEAFEYEISLGKIKPVILEEDLAIIALVGDNMKSHQGLSGKMFSTLGKNNVNIRVIAQGASERNISAVISKGDVKKALNALHEEFFEENIKQLNLFVMGVGNVGAKFLNQIQQQKKYLKEYLKLNIRVIGISNSRTMAFDENGISLKNWESVLAEGEKADSNKFFETVNLLNYRNSIFVDNTASPAVSDSYTTYLRNSISVVTCNKIACSSDYNKYLELKQMARKYNAPFLFETNVGAGLPIIDTLKNLIASGDKVKKIQAVLSGSLNFVFNNFNDQTTFHDVVLQAQKEGYTEPDPKIDLSGIDVMRKILILARESGYQLDIEDIENQSFLPEESLATSNNDDFFASLVKHEASFQKIFKEASEKDCKLKYVAQFENGKASVGLQHIPKGHDFYNLEGSDNIVLFFTERYPNQPMIIKGAGAGAEVTASGIFADIIRIGNF, encoded by the coding sequence ATGAAAGTTTTAAAATTCGGTGGTACCTCAGTGGCCAACGCCAAAAATATATCCCAGGTAAAAAATATTGTTGCTTCCAATGGAGACAAAAAGATAGTAGTCGTTGTTTCTGCCCTTGGGGGAATAACGGACCTACTTTTAACCACAGCCAATTTAGCTTCGGATCAAAACAAGGAATACCGTACATATTTAAAGGAGATAGAGGAGCGTCATATACAAACCATAAAGGAGCTCATTCCGGTCCAATCACAAAGCAAGGTACTTAGCAAAGTGAAAAGCGAACTGAATATCCTGGAAACCCTTTTGGAAGGTGCCTTTTTAATTGGCGAAATCACCCCAAAATTATCGGATAAAATAGTAAGCTTTGGAGAATTGTTATCCTCATATATCATCAGTGAATATTTTGCGTCCGAAAAACTGGATGTAGGGTATCAGGATAGTAGGGAACTCATTAAAACCAATGACAATCACGGAAAGGCAGCTGTAAATTTTGAAATGACCAATGCAAACTGCTTAGCATATTTTAAAGATACTCCCCATACAATTACGGTTTGCGCTGGATTTATAGCTTCCTCCGTCAATGGAAATTCCACCACATTGGGCAGAGGAGGATCTGACTTTACAGCAGCTATAATGGCGGGTGCCCTAAGTGCCGAGGTATTGGAAATATGGACCGATGTTAGCGGTATGTACACCGCAAATCCCAAGATTGTAAAACAAGCTATGGCAATACCCCATATCTCTTACGAAGAGGCGATGGAACTTTCCCATTTTGGGGCCAAGGTTCTATACCCTCCAACGATACAACCCGTGTTGTCCAAAGGTATTTCCATTGTTATAAAAAACACATTCGAACCTGAGGCCGCTGGGACTTTGATCACAAAAAACCAAAATGAAAAAGGCAAAACTGTCAGGGGAATCAGTCACGTAGAAAGTATTGCACTTTTGTCACTGGAAGGACCTGGTATGGTTGGGATTCCAGGTATTTCAAAACGATTTTTTGAAGTGCTTTCCAATGCGGGAATCAGTGTGGTCCTTATTACACAAGCTTCCTCAGAACATTCTATATGTGTGGGAATAGCTTCCAGTGATGCAAAAAAAGCTGTGGCAATTGTAAATGAGGCCTTTGAATATGAGATATCACTTGGTAAAATAAAACCAGTTATTTTGGAAGAGGACCTTGCCATCATAGCCCTTGTTGGGGATAATATGAAAAGTCACCAAGGCCTTAGCGGTAAAATGTTCAGCACCCTAGGAAAAAACAATGTGAATATCAGGGTGATTGCCCAAGGCGCCTCCGAAAGAAACATATCTGCCGTTATTAGTAAGGGCGATGTAAAAAAGGCCCTGAATGCACTGCACGAAGAATTCTTCGAAGAGAATATCAAACAATTGAATCTCTTTGTAATGGGCGTTGGGAATGTCGGTGCTAAATTTTTAAATCAGATTCAACAACAAAAAAAATACCTAAAGGAGTATTTAAAGCTCAATATACGGGTTATTGGCATCAGCAATTCAAGGACCATGGCTTTTGATGAAAATGGCATCTCCCTAAAAAATTGGGAGTCAGTTTTGGCCGAAGGCGAGAAAGCGGATAGCAACAAATTTTTTGAAACTGTAAATTTGCTGAACTACCGCAACAGCATCTTTGTTGATAATACGGCAAGTCCTGCTGTATCCGATAGTTATACTACCTACCTTAGAAACAGCATTTCTGTGGTCACCTGCAACAAAATTGCGTGTTCCTCTGATTACAACAAATACCTGGAACTAAAACAAATGGCCCGTAAATACAATGCGCCATTTTTGTTCGAGACAAATGTCGGCGCCGGATTACCCATTATTGACACCCTCAAAAACTTAATTGCCTCTGGTGATAAAGTAAAAAAAATACAAGCCGTACTTTCTGGTAGTTTAAATTTTGTCTTTAACAACTTCAACGATCAAACTACCTTCCATGATGTGGTACTACAGGCTCAAAAAGAAGGGTATACAGAGCCCGATCCAAAGATTGACCTTAGTGGTATTGATGTGATGCGGAAAATATTGATATTGGCCAGGGAAAGTGGGTATCAATTGGACATTGAGGATATCGAAAACCAATCGTTCCTACCAGAAGAAAGTTTGGCCACCTCTAATAATGATGACTTCTTTGCCTCTCTTGTAAAACACGAAGCCTCGTTCCAAAAAATATTTAAAGAGGCCAGTGAAAAGGATTGCAAGCTTAAATATGTGGCCCAATTTGAAAATGGCAAGGCCAGCGTAGGGCTTCAGCATATTCCCAAAGGCCATGATTTTTACAATCTGGAGGGCAGTGATAATATCGTGCTCTTTTTCACGGAACGCTACCCCAACCAACCTATGATCATTAAAGGTGCAGGTGCAGGTGCGGAAGTGACAGCCTCAGGAATATTTGCAGATATAATAAGGATAGGTAACTTTTAA
- a CDS encoding homoserine kinase encodes MEAIKVFCPATIANVSCGFDVLGLALDAVGDEMVVRKTADKGIKITKLTGQDLPMETHQNVAGVAGLALLAESEYDGGFEIEIYKNIKAGSGIGSSAASSTGAVWAMNQLLGKPFSNLELVKFAMEGERLASGVAHADNVAPAIFGGFTLVRSYTPLDIVRINSPSQLFATVIHPQIEIKTSDSRKILKTTISLEDGIKQWGNLGGLIAGLYTEDYDLIGRSLEDFIVEPIRSILIPGFDKVKSESLLAGALGCGISGSGPSIFALSKGEANAKEVAKAMRNVYQKIAIDYDIHVSKINTEGIKIVK; translated from the coding sequence ATGGAGGCTATTAAAGTATTTTGCCCAGCCACTATCGCCAATGTTTCTTGCGGCTTTGATGTCCTGGGATTGGCATTGGATGCTGTAGGCGATGAAATGGTTGTTCGCAAAACCGCGGATAAAGGCATAAAGATCACAAAATTAACTGGGCAGGATTTGCCAATGGAAACCCATCAAAATGTGGCAGGAGTGGCAGGTCTGGCTCTTCTTGCTGAGAGTGAGTACGATGGCGGTTTCGAAATTGAAATCTACAAAAATATAAAGGCCGGCAGTGGAATAGGCAGCAGCGCCGCAAGTTCCACTGGGGCAGTATGGGCAATGAACCAGTTATTGGGGAAGCCCTTTAGCAACTTGGAATTGGTAAAATTCGCTATGGAAGGAGAACGTTTGGCAAGTGGGGTGGCCCACGCCGATAACGTGGCCCCGGCAATTTTTGGTGGATTTACCTTGGTCCGCAGTTATACTCCCTTGGACATTGTTAGGATCAACAGTCCAAGCCAGTTATTTGCCACAGTAATCCATCCACAAATAGAAATAAAAACATCGGATTCAAGAAAAATTCTCAAGACCACTATTTCCCTGGAAGATGGGATTAAGCAATGGGGTAATCTGGGCGGCCTGATTGCTGGACTCTACACAGAAGACTATGACCTTATAGGCAGATCCTTGGAAGATTTTATTGTGGAACCAATCCGTTCTATTTTAATCCCTGGCTTTGATAAGGTCAAGTCCGAATCCCTATTAGCGGGAGCATTAGGTTGTGGCATATCGGGTTCTGGGCCATCCATATTTGCATTAAGCAAGGGAGAGGCCAACGCCAAGGAAGTTGCCAAAGCCATGCGCAATGTGTATCAAAAAATAGCTATTGATTATGACATCCATGTGTCAAAGATCAATACCGAAGGAATAAAAATTGTCAAGTAA
- the thrC gene encoding threonine synthase → MNFYSLNKQAPSVSFKDAVVQGIAPDRGLYFPESITPLTASFFENIEDLSNHEIAFLAIRQFVGDEIPEAKLKEIIADVLDFDFPVVELEENVATLELFHGPTLAFKDVGARFMARCLGEFSAKENNEVTVLVATSGDTGGAVANGFLGVKGVKVVILYPSGKVSDIQEKQLTTLGKNISALEVDGTFDDCQRMVKTAFLDEELLKNMQLTSANSINVARWLPQLFYFLFAYKQAKSKGKDIVFSIPSGNFGNICAGVMAQKLGMPCKHFIAATNVNDIVPSFMKTGKYEPKPSIATISNAMDVGDPSNFIRIRHLYNDDFETISKNISSYSFTDEETKEAMLEIYNDCSYVADPHGAVGYLGLKKYQQNHPNTYGIFLETAHPVKFLDIVEETIRENIDLPEKIAKIMDKKKKAIAISTYDELKNYLLTK, encoded by the coding sequence ATGAACTTCTATAGTCTCAACAAACAAGCCCCGTCTGTTTCCTTTAAAGATGCAGTAGTACAAGGCATAGCCCCGGATCGTGGATTATATTTCCCAGAGAGCATTACCCCCTTAACGGCTTCTTTCTTTGAAAACATAGAAGACTTGTCCAATCACGAGATCGCCTTTTTGGCCATTCGTCAATTCGTCGGAGATGAGATTCCCGAAGCTAAATTAAAAGAGATAATAGCAGATGTACTCGACTTTGATTTTCCGGTAGTGGAATTGGAAGAAAATGTGGCCACTTTGGAATTGTTTCATGGGCCAACCCTTGCTTTTAAAGATGTAGGGGCACGTTTTATGGCCCGATGCCTTGGAGAGTTTTCTGCCAAGGAAAACAATGAAGTAACTGTATTGGTGGCAACATCGGGAGATACAGGAGGTGCCGTAGCGAATGGATTTCTAGGGGTGAAAGGTGTAAAAGTGGTTATCCTCTATCCAAGTGGAAAGGTCAGTGATATCCAAGAAAAACAACTGACCACCTTGGGGAAAAATATTAGTGCATTGGAGGTAGATGGGACTTTTGATGATTGCCAGAGAATGGTAAAGACTGCCTTTCTCGATGAAGAACTTTTGAAAAATATGCAGCTGACTTCTGCCAATTCCATCAATGTGGCGCGATGGCTACCCCAATTATTTTATTTCCTTTTTGCATACAAACAAGCAAAATCCAAAGGAAAGGATATTGTTTTCTCCATTCCCAGCGGGAATTTTGGAAACATTTGTGCAGGTGTCATGGCGCAAAAATTAGGCATGCCCTGCAAACATTTTATTGCTGCCACCAACGTAAATGATATTGTTCCCAGTTTCATGAAAACGGGCAAGTACGAGCCAAAACCTTCCATCGCGACCATTTCCAATGCCATGGATGTTGGGGATCCAAGTAATTTTATTAGGATTCGCCATTTATACAATGATGATTTTGAGACCATTTCAAAAAACATCTCCTCCTATTCCTTTACGGATGAAGAGACAAAAGAAGCCATGTTGGAGATCTATAATGATTGTTCCTATGTGGCAGATCCACACGGCGCAGTTGGGTATTTAGGACTTAAGAAATATCAGCAAAACCATCCGAATACCTATGGCATTTTCTTGGAGACCGCCCATCCTGTAAAGTTCTTGGACATTGTTGAGGAAACCATCAGGGAAAATATTGACCTTCCTGAAAAGATTGCGAAAATTATGGATAAGAAGAAAAAGGCAATCGCCATTTCCACGTATGACGAGCTCAAAAATTATTTGTTGACGAAGTAA
- a CDS encoding aminopeptidase P family protein, with product MKLSSFLFLFLSITFLAAQETPTDFLSADFHKERREKVRDLMPANSVAVFFANAERNRANDVDYIYHQDPDFYYLTGYKEPNSVLVIFSEDQTSADGKIFNEMVYVQEKDPRAEQWNGKRLGVEGVQDKLGFDVAFNGSEFEKSNINFQGFDNVLFFDFKNDYRDLRGSADLFDLVKTFKIKTNYPSDYNATKQQIYSMITSTDIENSANVAQTLGRYLNYQEDLKSDQLLTGYVNAEDNGKRKEIQEKVKLELKSNNLNSILLEEIMNTLRETKTAEEMVLLKKAVEISAVGQIEVMKAMHPNMSETEIQGIHEYVYKKYGAEYEGYPSIVGGGNNGCILHYIENNKQKVGNELVLMDLGAEYHGYTADVTRTIPANGKFSKEQKLIYDIVYNAQEAGIKASVIGAPFQAPGQAAQEVVTKGLIDLGIISSPSEVKTYFPHGTSHYLGLDVHDKGTYGPFQENTVITVEPGIYIPEGSDCDKKWWGIAVRIEDDILITKNGPINLSGMAPRTTEAIEKTMAMPSVLDNFTLPSLD from the coding sequence ATGAAACTTTCTTCTTTCCTATTTCTGTTTTTATCTATAACCTTTTTAGCAGCCCAAGAAACCCCTACAGATTTTTTGTCTGCAGATTTTCATAAAGAGAGAAGAGAAAAGGTACGTGATTTAATGCCTGCCAATAGTGTAGCTGTATTTTTTGCAAATGCTGAACGCAATAGGGCGAATGATGTGGATTATATCTACCATCAAGATCCGGATTTTTATTATTTAACGGGGTACAAGGAACCTAACTCTGTTTTGGTGATTTTTTCTGAGGACCAAACATCGGCCGATGGCAAAATTTTTAATGAAATGGTTTATGTGCAAGAAAAAGATCCTAGGGCGGAACAATGGAATGGGAAGAGACTGGGGGTTGAAGGAGTTCAGGATAAATTGGGCTTTGATGTAGCATTTAATGGGAGTGAATTTGAAAAATCGAATATCAATTTTCAGGGTTTTGATAACGTTTTGTTCTTCGATTTTAAAAATGATTATAGGGACTTAAGAGGATCTGCAGATCTGTTCGATTTGGTAAAGACGTTTAAAATAAAAACGAATTATCCGTCGGATTATAATGCGACAAAGCAGCAGATCTATAGCATGATTACCTCCACAGATATTGAAAACAGTGCCAATGTGGCCCAGACATTGGGAAGGTATTTGAATTACCAGGAGGACTTAAAATCGGATCAGTTATTAACGGGTTATGTAAATGCGGAGGATAATGGCAAGCGCAAGGAGATCCAGGAAAAGGTGAAATTGGAATTGAAATCCAATAATTTAAATTCTATCCTCTTGGAGGAAATTATGAATACCCTCCGCGAAACGAAAACGGCAGAGGAAATGGTTTTGTTGAAAAAGGCGGTTGAAATTTCTGCAGTGGGGCAGATCGAAGTTATGAAGGCCATGCATCCCAATATGAGTGAAACCGAAATACAGGGCATTCATGAGTATGTCTACAAAAAATATGGAGCAGAGTATGAGGGCTATCCTTCCATTGTAGGGGGTGGCAATAACGGCTGTATTTTGCATTACATTGAGAATAACAAGCAAAAAGTGGGCAATGAGCTTGTCCTGATGGATCTAGGGGCCGAATACCACGGGTATACTGCTGATGTGACCAGGACAATTCCTGCCAATGGAAAATTCTCAAAAGAACAGAAACTAATTTACGACATTGTTTATAATGCACAGGAGGCAGGGATAAAGGCCAGTGTAATAGGTGCGCCATTCCAAGCTCCGGGACAGGCAGCGCAGGAAGTGGTCACTAAAGGACTTATCGATCTTGGTATCATTTCATCACCTAGCGAGGTCAAGACATATTTTCCTCATGGAACGTCCCATTATTTGGGACTTGATGTGCATGATAAGGGAACCTATGGCCCATTTCAAGAAAATACAGTGATTACTGTAGAACCTGGAATATACATTCCTGAAGGCAGCGATTGCGATAAGAAATGGTGGGGGATTGCGGTCCGTATCGAGGACGATATCTTAATCACCAAGAATGGTCCCATCAACCTTTCTGGGATGGCTCCAAGAACCACAGAGGCCATAGAGAAAACCATGGCAATGCCCAGTGTTCTGGATAACTTTACGCTACCAAGCTTGGATTAA
- the gcvT gene encoding glycine cleavage system aminomethyltransferase GcvT, with protein MKSTALTKIHESLGAKMVPFAGYNMPVSYEGVNIEHETVRNGVGVFDVSHMGEFLIEGPNALALIQKVSSNDASKLEIGKAQYSCMPNETGGIVDDLIIYKIKDEQYLLVVNASNIEKDWAHISKYNTSINAIMKNISEGYSLLAIQGPKAIEAMQSLTDVDLANIKFYTFEVAPFAGVEHVIISATGYTGSGGFEIYCKNEDAEQVWKRVFEAGEAFGIKPIGLAARDTLRLEMGYCLYGNDINDTTSPLEAGLGWITKFNKDFVNSEALAKQKEEGVKRKLIAFELNERGIPRHDYDIVDENGTKIGIVTSGTMSPSMGKGIGLGYVPVELSTIGSTIHIQIRKNSVPATVVKLPFYKA; from the coding sequence ATGAAAAGTACAGCACTTACTAAAATACATGAATCATTAGGGGCCAAAATGGTACCTTTTGCAGGATATAACATGCCTGTTTCCTATGAAGGTGTCAACATAGAACACGAAACCGTACGCAACGGGGTTGGTGTTTTTGATGTTTCCCATATGGGTGAATTTTTGATCGAAGGCCCAAATGCCCTAGCTCTGATCCAAAAAGTAAGCTCCAATGATGCTTCCAAACTGGAAATCGGGAAAGCACAGTATAGCTGTATGCCCAATGAAACGGGAGGTATTGTAGATGACCTTATTATTTACAAAATAAAGGACGAGCAGTATTTATTGGTGGTTAATGCTTCCAATATTGAGAAGGATTGGGCGCATATCAGCAAATACAATACTTCTATCAATGCCATCATGAAGAATATCTCAGAAGGATATTCTTTGTTGGCCATTCAGGGTCCAAAGGCCATTGAAGCCATGCAATCCCTTACAGATGTGGATTTGGCAAACATTAAATTTTACACCTTTGAGGTAGCTCCTTTTGCAGGCGTGGAACATGTGATTATTTCTGCTACGGGATATACCGGTTCGGGCGGTTTTGAAATTTATTGCAAAAATGAAGATGCCGAACAGGTATGGAAGCGCGTTTTTGAAGCTGGTGAAGCTTTCGGAATTAAGCCCATTGGCCTGGCAGCTAGGGATACTTTGCGATTGGAAATGGGGTATTGCCTTTACGGTAATGATATCAATGACACCACTTCCCCATTGGAAGCAGGATTGGGTTGGATTACCAAGTTCAACAAGGATTTTGTGAATAGCGAGGCTTTGGCCAAGCAGAAGGAAGAAGGTGTAAAACGTAAACTGATCGCATTTGAATTGAACGAAAGGGGAATTCCTAGGCACGATTATGACATCGTAGATGAAAATGGAACCAAAATAGGAATCGTTACTTCTGGTACCATGTCCCCATCTATGGGCAAGGGAATAGGTTTGGGTTATGTCCCTGTTGAATTGTCCACTATAGGAAGTACCATTCACATCCAAATTAGAAAAAATAGTGTCCCTGCCACAGTAGTGAAATTACCTTTTTATAAAGCCTAA